In Nocardia sp. NBC_00403, one DNA window encodes the following:
- a CDS encoding dioxygenase, with product MKVMSRRKALTFFGVAGAATVAAGCASTTTHTTAVGTASTTVAATGTASAIPQETAGPYPGDGSNGPNVLVESGVVRRDITGSFGSYSGVAHGVPMTLELTFQDLAKNGAAGDGMAVYLWHCDRDGKYSLYSDGVTTQNYLRGVQVADATGKVTFESVFPGCYSGRWTHIHFEVYDSLAVAVAGDNARLTSQIALPQDACAAVYAYDSGYAKSIPNLANTSLASDNVFGDGWDAELATVSGTPSSGMSVALTVGVAEKSQSTRSDNGPGRPPGGPGGPPPGGR from the coding sequence ATGAAGGTGATGTCGCGCCGCAAAGCACTGACGTTCTTCGGTGTCGCAGGAGCGGCGACGGTCGCGGCGGGGTGCGCGTCGACAACCACTCACACGACCGCTGTCGGCACTGCGTCCACGACCGTCGCGGCAACCGGGACCGCGTCCGCGATTCCGCAGGAGACGGCGGGCCCATATCCGGGCGACGGATCCAACGGGCCCAATGTGCTCGTTGAGTCCGGTGTTGTGCGCCGCGATATCACCGGCAGCTTCGGATCGTATTCTGGTGTCGCCCATGGTGTTCCGATGACGCTCGAGTTGACGTTTCAAGACCTGGCAAAGAACGGCGCGGCGGGCGACGGCATGGCCGTGTATCTGTGGCACTGCGACCGGGACGGCAAGTACTCGTTGTACAGCGACGGCGTCACCACGCAGAACTATCTACGCGGTGTCCAAGTGGCGGACGCTACCGGCAAGGTTACCTTCGAATCCGTCTTCCCCGGTTGCTATTCCGGTCGGTGGACCCATATCCATTTCGAAGTCTACGACTCGCTCGCGGTGGCCGTCGCTGGCGATAATGCCCGCCTCACCTCGCAGATCGCTCTCCCCCAGGACGCCTGCGCCGCAGTGTACGCCTACGACTCCGGCTATGCGAAGAGCATTCCCAACCTCGCCAACACCTCGCTGGCCTCGGATAACGTCTTCGGTGACGGCTGGGACGCCGAACTTGCCACCGTGTCCGGTACACCCTCGTCCGGGATGTCGGTCGCGCTCACCGTGGGTGTCGCCGAGAAGTCGCAGAGCACTCGGTCCGACAACGGCCCGGGTCGGCCACCGGGCGGCCCTGGTGGCCCACCGCCAGGAGGTAGGTGA
- a CDS encoding ABC transporter substrate-binding protein, translating to MPSSAPPRRRTRAFAAALTLLTGISVLTGCSKSEPGTTADGKAVIRYQGTTGQVTAYELAEDLGYFSKIALHWEGDTTSGPANIQAAATNQVEVGSAFNGAVVKLISGGAKVTSVLSSYGADEKSFSGYFVRDDSGITSARDLIGKKVGVNTLGAHHEFITREWLHQQGLTDSEVKQVQLVVLPPANTEDALRKGQVEVGTLGGVFRETAVERGGIHPLYTDKALFGQFDYGTYVFRNDYIAKNTEAVADFVQGTARATRWLQVTPRDEVVARFRTIIEKRGRNENTDLLKYWKSSGIPVPGGVIAEKELQIWIDWLARNGELKEGQLKVTDLFTNKYNPYSNGAFPAESGPTGEAVAAK from the coding sequence ATGCCGTCCTCCGCACCCCCGCGCCGCCGAACCCGAGCGTTCGCCGCCGCCCTCACCCTGCTCACCGGTATTTCCGTTCTCACTGGGTGCAGCAAGTCCGAACCGGGCACAACTGCAGACGGCAAGGCCGTCATCCGTTATCAGGGCACCACCGGTCAGGTCACCGCGTACGAGCTGGCGGAGGACCTCGGCTACTTCAGCAAGATCGCACTGCACTGGGAGGGCGACACCACCAGCGGGCCCGCCAATATTCAGGCGGCGGCGACCAACCAGGTCGAGGTGGGCAGCGCGTTCAACGGCGCCGTCGTGAAGCTGATCTCCGGTGGCGCCAAGGTCACCTCGGTGCTCAGTTCCTATGGCGCGGACGAGAAGTCGTTCAGTGGATATTTCGTCCGCGACGATTCCGGTATCACATCGGCACGCGACCTCATCGGCAAGAAGGTCGGCGTCAATACCCTCGGCGCGCACCACGAGTTCATCACGCGGGAGTGGCTGCATCAGCAGGGCCTCACCGACAGCGAGGTCAAGCAGGTCCAACTGGTTGTGCTGCCGCCCGCCAACACCGAGGACGCACTGCGCAAGGGCCAGGTAGAGGTCGGCACCCTGGGTGGCGTTTTCCGGGAAACCGCCGTCGAACGCGGCGGCATCCACCCGCTCTACACCGACAAAGCGCTTTTCGGACAGTTCGACTACGGCACCTACGTTTTCCGAAACGACTACATCGCCAAAAACACCGAGGCGGTAGCGGACTTCGTCCAGGGGACCGCGCGGGCAACCCGCTGGCTGCAGGTCACTCCGCGCGACGAGGTGGTCGCGCGATTCAGGACGATCATCGAGAAGCGCGGCCGCAATGAGAATACCGACCTGCTGAAGTACTGGAAGAGCTCGGGAATTCCCGTGCCCGGTGGCGTGATCGCCGAAAAGGAACTGCAGATCTGGATCGACTGGCTGGCGCGCAATGGCGAGCTCAAAGAAGGACAGCTGAAGGTCACCGATCTGTTCACCAATAAGTACAACCCGTACTCCAACGGCGCCTTCCCGGCGGAGAGCGGACCGACCGGTGAAGCGGTGGCAGCGAAATGA
- a CDS encoding type VII secretion system-associated protein, translating to MTNYEVGGISCRYSRLVQHLTPDEKERTVGLRNVPGFGRKCDQQVGGSRDLRAGAIIETRREGVLMPEPMPGAVRQGNWFVLLDPGWTAGTPDSVPPPEVIVGGWMLDADGAVGPFEPNPNYVPRNQSTPTDPLDALLRLAARGEDVGDQIVPTIRDTVVQIGCDENDDPVIVLSPDGVPCVQIVTAEVHRSRLTTDRSWPVVGSKLSEIVPEGTDILINPGGRAQFRLVGAALRGTD from the coding sequence ATGACCAACTACGAAGTCGGGGGAATCTCCTGCCGCTATTCAAGACTTGTTCAGCACCTGACCCCGGACGAAAAGGAGCGGACCGTCGGCTTGCGGAATGTCCCGGGTTTCGGCCGCAAGTGCGATCAGCAGGTCGGTGGATCTCGAGATCTGCGAGCCGGTGCGATAATCGAAACCCGAAGAGAGGGAGTGCTGATGCCGGAGCCGATGCCGGGTGCGGTCCGACAGGGCAACTGGTTCGTACTACTCGATCCTGGCTGGACGGCAGGCACTCCGGACAGCGTGCCGCCACCAGAGGTCATCGTCGGCGGTTGGATGCTCGATGCCGACGGTGCAGTCGGGCCTTTCGAGCCGAATCCGAATTATGTGCCACGCAACCAGTCGACCCCTACTGATCCGCTCGACGCGCTGTTGCGGCTGGCGGCTCGGGGAGAAGATGTCGGCGATCAGATCGTTCCCACCATCCGCGACACCGTTGTGCAGATCGGATGCGACGAGAACGACGACCCAGTGATCGTGTTGTCGCCCGACGGGGTTCCATGTGTGCAAATAGTGACTGCCGAGGTGCACCGGTCTCGATTGACCACCGATCGTTCGTGGCCGGTGGTCGGCAGCAAGCTGTCGGAGATCGTGCCGGAGGGTACTGACATCCTGATCAACCCCGGAGGTCGAGCACAGTTCCGTCTGGTCGGTGCCGCGCTGCGCGGCACCGATTGA
- the nrdF gene encoding class 1b ribonucleoside-diphosphate reductase subunit beta, which translates to MKLIDRVSAINWNRVPDEKDAEVWDRLTGNFWLPEKVPVSNDIPSWNTLTADEKQLTMRVFTGLTLLDTIQGTVGAVSLIPDALTPHEEAVYTNIAFMESVHAKSYSSIFSTLCSTREIDDAFRWSEENRNLQRKAEIVLEYYNGDDPLKRKVASTLLESFLFYSGFYLPMYWSSRAKLTNTADLIRLIIRDEAVHGYYIGYKYQKGLELVGQAERDELKNYTFELLFELYDNEVEYTQDLYDEVGLTEDVKKFLRYNANKALMNLGYEGLFPKDETDVNPAILSALSPNADENHDFFSGSGSSYVIGKAVNTEDADWEF; encoded by the coding sequence ATGAAACTGATCGATCGGGTGTCGGCGATCAACTGGAATCGGGTGCCCGACGAGAAGGATGCCGAGGTCTGGGATCGACTGACCGGCAACTTCTGGCTGCCCGAAAAGGTGCCGGTGTCCAACGACATTCCGTCGTGGAACACCCTCACCGCCGATGAGAAGCAATTGACCATGCGCGTGTTCACCGGTCTCACACTGCTGGACACCATTCAGGGCACCGTCGGCGCGGTGAGCCTGATTCCGGACGCACTGACCCCGCACGAGGAGGCGGTGTACACCAATATCGCGTTCATGGAGTCGGTGCACGCCAAGAGCTACAGCTCCATCTTCTCCACGCTGTGCTCCACGCGTGAAATCGACGACGCGTTCCGCTGGTCGGAGGAGAACCGAAACCTGCAGCGCAAGGCCGAGATCGTGCTGGAGTACTACAACGGCGACGATCCGCTCAAGCGCAAGGTGGCCTCCACTCTGCTGGAGAGCTTCCTGTTCTACTCCGGCTTCTACCTGCCGATGTACTGGTCCTCGCGGGCCAAGCTCACCAACACCGCCGACCTGATCCGGCTCATCATCCGCGATGAGGCCGTGCACGGCTACTACATCGGCTACAAGTACCAGAAGGGCCTCGAGCTCGTCGGCCAGGCCGAGCGCGACGAGCTGAAGAATTACACGTTCGAGCTGCTCTTCGAGCTGTACGACAACGAGGTCGAGTACACCCAGGACCTCTACGACGAGGTGGGGCTCACCGAGGACGTCAAGAAGTTCCTGCGCTACAACGCCAACAAGGCCCTGATGAACCTGGGCTACGAAGGTCTGTTCCCCAAGGACGAGACGGACGTGAATCCCGCTATCCTGTCGGCACTTTCGCCCAATGCCGACGAGAACCACGACTTCTTCTCCGGCTCCGGTTCCAGCTACGTCATCGGCAAGGCTGTCAACACCGAAGACGCCGACTGGGAGTTCTGA
- the mgtE gene encoding magnesium transporter, with amino-acid sequence MSQTELIDARSTLSESLPDVALPDVSLQDAVDTHRVDAALEWLDNHPPHVIADQLARMDAVQAGMAFRLLDKDLALAVFEELEPVDQQQILQGLRDQTFRELVEGMDPDDRARMLREAPAKVAKKVLAGLSQRERRMTAALLGYPEGSVGLYMTPEVVALPRNLSVADALQTVRIKGINAETVYTLPVVDSGRRLTGIVELRELVLSRPDTMVSELVVTEPAFVRATDSAEKAARLMRETNDINLPVVDSEDRLVGLLTIDDAVEVIEAADSEDVAKQAGSAPWEGHYMAAGVFQLARYRALWLLLLLLAATLTVSVTDFFSGTLEQAAHLALFIPLLIGAGGNAGAQAATSCVRALAVGEVRGSDLLEVIWRECRVGLVLGGMLAGAGVIIGALFVGAKVALVVGITLILICGWAATIGGTMPLLAKRLRIDPAVVSAPMVTTLVDATGLIIYFTTAKIVLGI; translated from the coding sequence ATGTCGCAGACCGAACTCATCGATGCACGCTCGACGCTGTCCGAATCGCTGCCCGACGTCGCGTTGCCCGACGTTTCGTTGCAGGATGCCGTCGACACCCACCGCGTCGACGCCGCGCTCGAATGGCTCGACAACCACCCACCGCACGTCATCGCCGACCAGCTCGCCCGTATGGACGCCGTCCAGGCGGGCATGGCCTTCCGACTGCTGGACAAGGATCTGGCGCTCGCGGTGTTCGAGGAACTCGAACCGGTGGACCAGCAGCAGATCCTGCAGGGCCTGCGCGACCAGACCTTCCGCGAGCTCGTCGAGGGCATGGACCCCGACGACCGGGCCAGGATGTTGCGTGAGGCGCCGGCCAAGGTCGCCAAGAAGGTGCTCGCGGGGCTGAGCCAGCGCGAGCGCCGGATGACCGCGGCGCTGCTGGGCTACCCCGAGGGCTCGGTCGGGCTGTACATGACGCCGGAAGTTGTTGCGCTGCCGCGCAATCTGAGCGTCGCCGATGCGCTGCAGACGGTGCGGATCAAGGGCATCAACGCCGAGACGGTGTACACGCTGCCGGTGGTGGACTCCGGCCGCCGCCTCACCGGCATCGTGGAGCTGCGCGAGCTGGTGCTGAGCCGGCCGGACACGATGGTCTCCGAACTCGTCGTCACCGAGCCCGCCTTCGTGCGGGCCACCGACTCCGCCGAGAAGGCGGCGCGGCTGATGCGCGAGACCAACGACATCAACCTGCCGGTCGTCGACAGCGAGGACCGGCTCGTCGGCCTGCTCACCATCGACGACGCGGTCGAGGTCATCGAGGCCGCCGACAGCGAGGACGTGGCCAAGCAGGCCGGATCCGCGCCGTGGGAAGGTCACTACATGGCGGCGGGGGTATTCCAGCTCGCTCGCTACCGCGCGCTATGGCTGCTGTTGTTGTTGCTCGCGGCGACGTTGACTGTCAGCGTCACCGACTTCTTCTCCGGAACTCTGGAGCAGGCCGCGCACCTGGCGCTGTTCATTCCGCTGCTCATCGGTGCGGGCGGGAATGCCGGCGCGCAAGCGGCCACCTCGTGTGTGCGCGCGCTCGCCGTCGGTGAGGTACGCGGTTCGGACTTGCTCGAGGTGATCTGGCGGGAATGCCGGGTCGGCCTGGTGCTCGGCGGCATGCTCGCCGGCGCCGGCGTGATCATCGGGGCATTGTTCGTCGGCGCGAAGGTCGCGCTCGTCGTCGGCATCACCCTGATCCTGATCTGCGGCTGGGCCGCCACCATCGGCGGCACCATGCCGCTGCTGGCCAAGCGCCTGCGCATCGACCCGGCCGTGGTCTCCGCCCCCATGGTGACCACTCTGGTCGATGCCACCGGCCTGATCATCTACTTCACGACGGCCAAAATCGTTCTGGGCATCTGA
- a CDS encoding DUF7144 family membrane protein, producing the protein MTSPTSTPIRPVLNDMTIFAGTLILITGLLHLLTAIAAIAGRGIFVVTEDQVFLVDVSTWGWVHLVIAALIIVAGVGVVTGKTWGYLAGIGMASVSILDNFLFAPIYPFWALVIIAIDILVIWALARQLGAD; encoded by the coding sequence ATGACCAGTCCCACCTCGACCCCGATACGTCCGGTGCTCAATGACATGACGATTTTCGCTGGCACCCTGATCCTGATCACCGGCCTGCTGCACCTGCTGACAGCGATCGCTGCCATCGCTGGGCGCGGCATCTTCGTGGTGACCGAAGACCAAGTGTTCCTGGTCGACGTCTCCACATGGGGATGGGTCCACCTGGTGATCGCGGCGCTGATCATCGTCGCGGGCGTCGGCGTCGTCACCGGTAAGACCTGGGGTTACCTCGCAGGCATCGGGATGGCGTCGGTCAGCATTCTGGACAACTTCCTGTTCGCCCCTATCTACCCGTTCTGGGCATTGGTGATCATCGCCATCGACATCCTGGTGATCTGGGCGCTGGCCCGCCAGCTCGGCGCCGACTGA
- a CDS encoding ABC transporter ATP-binding protein, translated as MTTTTAKLSLTHVNKQFPIRGSHEKFTAIEDISLDLREGEFLVLVGPSGSGKSTLLDLLGGLSKPTSGEILLDGKPIDGPGLDRGIVFQQYALFPWRTARANIEFGLEAKGLRRSARRERAEEYLELVGLGGFGDRFPHELSGGMKQRVAIARSLAFDPEVLLMDEPFAALDAQTRESLQDELLRIWQATGKTILFITHGIDEAVYLGQRVAVLTARPGRIKAVLDVDIDRNAAADIRSTELFRGYRHQIWSLLQSEIAPEHTPVVSDTERLTHV; from the coding sequence ATGACAACAACCACAGCGAAACTCTCGCTCACTCACGTCAACAAGCAATTTCCGATCCGTGGTTCACACGAGAAATTCACCGCCATCGAGGACATCTCGCTGGACCTGCGCGAGGGCGAGTTCCTCGTCCTGGTCGGGCCGAGCGGCTCCGGTAAATCGACGCTGCTGGATCTGCTCGGTGGATTGAGCAAGCCCACCTCCGGTGAAATCCTGTTGGACGGCAAACCGATCGACGGCCCAGGACTCGACCGGGGCATCGTATTCCAGCAATACGCGCTGTTTCCCTGGCGCACGGCGCGCGCGAATATCGAATTCGGCCTCGAGGCAAAGGGTTTGCGGCGCAGCGCCCGGCGCGAACGCGCCGAGGAGTATCTGGAGTTGGTCGGACTCGGCGGGTTCGGTGACCGCTTCCCGCACGAACTGTCCGGTGGCATGAAGCAACGCGTCGCCATCGCCCGCAGTCTCGCCTTCGACCCGGAGGTACTGCTGATGGACGAGCCATTTGCCGCGCTCGACGCGCAGACCCGGGAGTCGTTGCAGGACGAGCTTTTACGTATCTGGCAAGCAACCGGCAAGACCATCCTGTTCATCACCCACGGCATCGATGAGGCGGTGTACCTCGGCCAGCGGGTCGCGGTGCTGACCGCGCGACCGGGCCGCATCAAAGCGGTGCTCGATGTCGACATCGACAGGAACGCCGCAGCAGACATTCGGTCGACCGAGCTCTTCCGCGGGTATCGGCACCAGATCTGGTCGCTGCTGCAGAGCGAGATCGCGCCCGAGCACACCCCCGTCGTATCCGACACCGAGAGGCTGACCCATGTCTAG
- a CDS encoding ABC transporter permease has product MSSAVELIAPPARLQVAVPPQLAPADAAAAGPSIGWRALAATGKLGWRVLKPTTAFAALLLIWQFAPAWGLVDEIFLPPFTTVAQAFIDLVQSGEMWTHVSTSLGRSLTGYSIALTFAVPLGVAIAWYKPVSDFLNPILELFRNTAALALLPVFVLILGIGETSKVALVVYASSFPILLNTITGVRTVDPLLIKSAVSLGLSPLRLFQKVILPAALPSVFTGLRMAAAGSILVLLAAEMVGARAGLGYLITAAQQNFQIPDMYAGILAISLLGLVFNGVLVALERHFSRWRIESNA; this is encoded by the coding sequence ATGTCTAGCGCAGTGGAACTCATCGCTCCCCCGGCTCGACTCCAGGTGGCCGTGCCACCCCAACTCGCCCCGGCCGACGCGGCCGCGGCCGGGCCCTCGATCGGCTGGCGGGCGCTCGCCGCAACGGGCAAGCTCGGCTGGCGCGTGCTGAAGCCGACCACCGCGTTTGCCGCATTGCTGCTGATATGGCAGTTCGCACCGGCTTGGGGGCTGGTCGACGAAATATTCCTGCCACCGTTCACCACGGTCGCGCAGGCATTCATCGACCTGGTGCAGAGCGGCGAGATGTGGACACACGTGTCGACCAGCCTCGGTCGCTCGCTGACGGGCTACTCGATCGCGCTGACCTTCGCGGTGCCGCTCGGGGTCGCGATCGCCTGGTACAAGCCGGTTTCCGACTTCCTGAACCCGATACTGGAGCTGTTCCGCAACACCGCCGCGCTGGCGTTGCTTCCGGTGTTCGTGCTGATCCTCGGTATCGGGGAAACCTCGAAGGTAGCGCTCGTAGTATATGCGAGCTCCTTCCCGATCCTGCTCAACACCATCACCGGTGTGCGCACCGTGGACCCGCTGCTCATCAAATCCGCAGTATCGCTGGGGCTGTCGCCGCTGCGGCTGTTCCAGAAGGTGATCCTGCCCGCCGCGCTCCCCTCCGTCTTCACCGGCCTGCGCATGGCCGCGGCAGGCTCGATCCTTGTGCTGCTCGCCGCCGAAATGGTCGGCGCCAGAGCTGGACTCGGCTATCTGATCACCGCGGCGCAGCAGAACTTCCAGATCCCCGACATGTACGCGGGAATCCTCGCCATTTCCTTGTTAGGCCTCGTCTTCAACGGTGTCCTCGTCGCCCTCGAACGCCATTTCTCGCGCTGGCGTATCGAATCGAACGCCTGA
- a CDS encoding MMPL family transporter yields MTDLVGKLARIPSGRRGKWVVLGVWIIALIALGSFAGKLTGAQKNDSVTWLPDSAESTQAFKLAEKFGNSEHVPVVLVYERTSGITDADRVAVGADAARFKRLEHVVVDNVLGPIPSGDGQAVEILLPIDMGTEGWTRLTDVVTEIKDGAGDRPEGLSFYVTGPAGYAAEFGAAFKGIDGLLLYSAAAVVIVILLLTYGPMLWALPLIAAGFALTIAQSAVYGATQLGLTVNAQSQGILTVLVFGAGTDYALLLVARYREELRRHADKHAAMAVALHRAGPAVLASGSTVIIAMLALLVAEMNSTKGIGPVCAIGVAVALAAMLTLLPALLVIVGRWIFWPRHPDFGTADHTESGLWARIGLFITDRPRPVWIVTALALVGLAFGVVGLQSNGIANKDSFVGSSNAVTGTEVLERHFDAGTGQPVIVIAQSARADAVAAAVRATPGIAAPTPPMVKDDLVYLEGTLSDPPDTKAADATVDRVRAAVHTVDDQAKIGGGTAVVLDIKRAVAHDNRVIVPVVLAIVMVILMVLLRAVLAPIVLTATVVLSYFAALGSSRWIFDLVGFVGTDAGLPLLAFVFLVALGIDYNIFLMSRVHEEAKKHGTRHGALIGLSATGGVITSAGLVLAGTFAVFATMPVVTFAEMGIVIAVGVLLDTVIVRSILVTALTLDIGDRIWWPSALARPRTETVAESVVSVGK; encoded by the coding sequence ATGACCGACCTGGTCGGGAAGCTTGCGCGAATACCGAGCGGTCGCCGCGGCAAGTGGGTGGTCCTCGGGGTCTGGATCATCGCACTGATCGCGTTGGGCTCCTTCGCGGGAAAGCTCACCGGCGCGCAGAAGAACGACAGCGTCACCTGGCTGCCCGACAGCGCCGAATCGACACAGGCATTCAAGCTGGCCGAAAAATTCGGCAACAGCGAGCATGTGCCAGTCGTGCTGGTCTATGAGCGGACCAGCGGTATCACCGATGCGGACCGGGTCGCGGTCGGCGCGGACGCGGCACGATTCAAGCGACTCGAGCACGTCGTCGTCGATAATGTGCTCGGCCCGATCCCCTCCGGAGACGGCCAGGCCGTAGAGATCCTGCTGCCGATCGACATGGGCACCGAAGGCTGGACCCGGCTGACCGACGTGGTCACCGAGATCAAGGACGGCGCGGGTGATCGGCCGGAGGGATTGTCCTTCTACGTCACCGGGCCCGCCGGATACGCGGCGGAATTCGGTGCGGCGTTCAAGGGCATCGACGGCCTGCTGCTGTACTCCGCCGCGGCGGTCGTCATCGTCATTCTGCTGCTGACCTACGGGCCGATGCTGTGGGCGCTGCCGCTGATCGCCGCGGGGTTCGCGCTGACGATCGCGCAGAGCGCCGTGTACGGCGCGACCCAACTCGGCCTGACCGTCAATGCGCAGAGCCAGGGCATCCTCACCGTCCTGGTATTCGGCGCGGGCACCGACTACGCCCTATTGCTGGTCGCGCGCTATCGCGAGGAACTGCGCAGGCACGCGGACAAACACGCGGCGATGGCCGTCGCTCTTCATCGGGCCGGGCCCGCGGTGCTCGCCAGCGGTTCCACCGTGATCATCGCGATGCTGGCGCTGCTGGTCGCGGAAATGAACTCCACCAAGGGCATCGGTCCGGTCTGCGCGATCGGCGTCGCGGTCGCGCTCGCGGCGATGCTGACGCTGCTGCCCGCACTGCTGGTCATCGTCGGCCGGTGGATCTTCTGGCCGCGCCACCCCGATTTCGGCACCGCCGACCACACCGAATCCGGTCTCTGGGCGCGTATCGGGCTGTTCATCACGGATCGACCGCGTCCGGTCTGGATTGTCACCGCGCTGGCGCTCGTCGGGCTCGCATTCGGTGTCGTAGGCCTGCAGTCCAACGGCATCGCGAACAAGGATTCGTTCGTCGGCTCGTCCAATGCGGTCACCGGAACCGAAGTCTTGGAACGCCATTTCGACGCGGGCACCGGTCAGCCGGTCATCGTCATCGCGCAATCCGCGCGGGCCGACGCCGTCGCCGCCGCGGTGCGCGCTACACCGGGCATCGCCGCGCCGACGCCGCCGATGGTCAAGGACGATCTGGTCTATCTGGAAGGCACGCTGTCCGACCCGCCGGACACCAAGGCCGCCGACGCGACTGTCGACCGCGTGCGCGCCGCCGTGCACACGGTGGACGACCAGGCCAAGATCGGCGGTGGCACCGCAGTGGTGCTGGATATCAAACGTGCAGTGGCCCATGATAATCGGGTCATCGTGCCGGTGGTGCTCGCCATCGTGATGGTGATCTTGATGGTGCTGCTGCGCGCGGTCCTGGCACCGATCGTGCTGACCGCGACCGTGGTGCTGTCGTACTTCGCGGCACTCGGGTCGAGCCGCTGGATCTTCGACCTGGTCGGGTTCGTGGGCACCGATGCCGGGCTGCCATTGCTCGCGTTCGTGTTCCTGGTGGCCCTCGGCATCGACTACAACATATTTCTGATGTCGCGGGTCCACGAAGAGGCGAAGAAGCACGGCACGCGCCACGGTGCGCTGATCGGTTTGTCGGCGACCGGCGGGGTGATCACCTCGGCCGGGCTCGTGCTGGCCGGCACGTTCGCGGTCTTCGCGACCATGCCGGTGGTGACGTTCGCCGAGATGGGCATCGTCATCGCCGTCGGTGTTCTGCTCGACACGGTGATCGTCCGCTCGATCCTGGTGACCGCGCTGACCCTGGATATCGGCGACCGCATCTGGTGGCCGAGCGCCCTGGCACGTCCGCGAACAGAAACGGTGGCCGAATCGGTGGTCAGCGTCGGCAAGTAG
- a CDS encoding IclR family transcriptional regulator, protein MGTTYQPRSGSQAVERAIHLLNCFEGDDPELSISELAHLAGVPVSTAHRLAQALVRGRLLEQDPATDRYRVGQGLATLARPALTRLGIDSAAPHMYALAAGIKITASLSVADSSDAVTVFHARPPVLFCSHQLPRLRQPLRSSAAGRALLAYTPADRRLTEDLNLVRRKGFALEELESDDPVRSIAVPVFGADKQVWGALSVQARSARLNDELVREILPAMRQIAVRIGGVVQNGAGSTS, encoded by the coding sequence ATGGGCACCACCTATCAGCCGCGTTCGGGATCTCAGGCCGTCGAGCGGGCCATCCATCTGCTGAACTGCTTCGAAGGTGACGATCCCGAGCTCTCGATCAGCGAATTGGCGCATCTGGCCGGTGTTCCGGTCAGCACCGCGCACCGCCTCGCCCAGGCTCTGGTGCGCGGCAGGCTGCTGGAGCAGGACCCGGCCACCGACCGCTACCGGGTCGGGCAAGGCCTTGCGACGTTGGCGCGGCCGGCGCTGACTCGGCTCGGCATCGATTCGGCCGCACCACATATGTACGCCCTCGCCGCCGGGATCAAGATCACCGCGAGTCTCAGCGTCGCCGATTCGAGCGACGCCGTCACCGTCTTCCACGCGCGTCCGCCGGTGCTCTTCTGTTCCCATCAGCTGCCGCGCCTGCGGCAACCGCTGCGATCCAGCGCGGCCGGGCGCGCCCTACTCGCCTACACGCCTGCGGACCGACGTCTCACCGAAGACTTGAATCTGGTGCGGCGCAAGGGTTTCGCGCTCGAGGAGCTCGAGAGCGATGATCCGGTGCGCTCGATCGCGGTGCCGGTGTTCGGGGCCGACAAGCAGGTCTGGGGCGCGCTGAGCGTGCAGGCGCGCTCGGCGCGACTCAACGACGAACTGGTCCGCGAAATCCTGCCCGCCATGCGTCAGATCGCCGTGCGCATCGGCGGGGTCGTGCAGAACGGCGCCGGCTCGACGAGCTGA